Proteins found in one Apostichopus japonicus isolate 1M-3 chromosome 16, ASM3797524v1, whole genome shotgun sequence genomic segment:
- the LOC139982562 gene encoding uncharacterized protein, with protein sequence MSLSKDGNEISDEIWLEENEIFNITCHALKSKPEVHLTWNSSSIGERITTTWNSSTTESQLFNSTSTIEYIVGNSNDTLICSAGFEDAELQWNTSVFIRSYVNATISLNIPREEEGERNEYTEGEALIFTCQALSARPAVKLNLTISRIYPEGTHKPNCTYENNSTYANCTLSIGSYNASCSARQEGPNITTWDNKTFEIKGSTKTQTNDTTSESDAPAETTTEPDDNSPQMIIGLSLVIAILLIFSTITFAILWKKLFGHRTMTLPTDQRAQGNIRPLPLALISRELPPIYDQTDMINDDVAEQSIDDTVIGLNSEDVQLNFQLPGAGTMKYWVATYSSEGDKVTKIIAKSVSENARMKEILNFRALAKNATIMPRHQNIVDVLGVSLEDVPYFIYQEYIEYGTLKDFLMRNYQESSGGSSKQDTPDQEKTLHLTMFAADICEGMLFLKKQNCHHPGLAARKVLLSPSGRCKLYDFWPVDIAQDRVKQILDKKVPPLAWLAPETVFLGHFMEKSDIWNFGVVLWEIYSLGEIPFGGLTCAEIESKLRNKESLDQPLTCPGGIFGHMLATWNSAIDERPTFEHLNVTLSSFLYDMRESLNNENDNSEEPNYFRLDKDSSSSDDYIEHII encoded by the exons ATGTCGTTATCAAAAGATGGAAATGAAATTAGCGATGAAATTTGGCTGGAAGAAAACGAAATTTTTAATATTACTTGCCATGCATTGAAATCGAAACCCGAAGTACACCTGACGTGGAATTCATCCTCAATTGGGGAAAGGATTACAACAACTTGGAATTCATCTACCACTGAAAGTCAGCTGTTTAATTCGACATCAACTATAGAGTATATAGTAGGAAACAGCAATGATACTTTAATATGCTCTGCCGGGTTTGAAGACGCAGAATTACAATGGAATACATCAGTTTTCATCAGGTCGTATG TAAACGCGACAATTAGTCTGAATATTCCGAGAGAAGAAGAAGGTGAAAGAAATGAATACACTGAAGGGGAGGCTTTAATTTTTACATGTCAAGCTTTGTCAGCACGACCAGCTGTTAAACTGAACTTAACCATTTCGAGAATATATCCAGAAGGGACACACAAGCCGAATTGCACATACGAAAATAATTCTACATATGCTAATTGTACACTGTCTATTGGCAGTTATAATGCTAGCTGTTCAGCCCGGCAGGAAGGTCCAAATATAACAACTTGGGACAACAAAACTTTTGAAATCAAAG gaTCAACAAAAACTCAAACTAATGACACGACTTCAGAATCTGATGCTCCTG CTGAAACAACCACAGAACCCGATGACAACTCACCTCAAATGATAATTGGACTTTCATTAGTCATAGCAATCTTACTGATTTTCAGTACAATAACATTTGCCATTTTGTGGAAGAAGTTATTTG GACACAGGACAATGACATTACCGAC GGATCAAAGGGCACAAGGAAACATACGTCCTCTGCCATTAGCATTGATCTCAAGAGAGCTCCCGCCTATATATGATCAAACAGATATGATCAACGATG ACGTAGCGGAACAAAGCATAGATGATACCGTCATCGGCTTGAATTCTGAAGATGTCCAACTAAACTTCCAGCTTCCAGGGGCAGGTACCATGAAGTACTGGGTAGCAACCTACTCGTCTGAAGGGGATAAAGTTACGAAAATTATTGCAAAGTCTGTCTCTG AGAATGCCCGGATGAAGGAGATCCTTAATTTCCGTGCATTAGCAAAGAATGCGACAATTATGCCCAGACATCAAAACATTGTGGATGTATTAGGAGTGTCACTTGAAGATG TGCCGTACTTTATCTATCAAGAATATATTGAATATGGAACCCTGAAAGATTTTTTAATGAGAAATTACCAGGAATCGTCTGGTGGTTCGAGCAAACAGGACACCCCAGACCAAGAGAAAACATTACATTTGACAATGTTTGCAGCTGATATTTGTGAAGGAATGTTGTTTCTGAAAAAGCAAAAT TGTCACCACCCAGGACTAGCTGCGAGAAAGGTATTACTTAGTCCCAGTGGGAGATGTAAGTTGTACGACTTCTGGCCAGTTGATATAGCCCAAGATAGAGTGAAACAGATTTTAGATAAG AAAGTACCACCCCTAGCGTGGCTAGCTCCAGAAACCGTCTTCCTCGGACACTTTATGGAAAAATCAGACATCTGGAATTTCGGTGTTGTTCTATGGGAAATTTACTCCCTTG GAGAGATACCATTTGGTGGGCTAACCTGCGCTGAAATAGAAAGTAAATTAAGAAACAAGGAATCCTTAGATCAACCACTCACCTGTCCAGGAGGAAT TTTTGGTCATATGCTAGCTACCTGGAACTCTGCCATAGACGAGAGGCCGACTTTTGAACACCTTAACGTAACATTAAGCTCGTTTCTATATGATATGAGAGAG TCATTGAATAACGAAAATGATAATTCCGAAGAACCAAATTATTTCAGGCTGGATA